A stretch of DNA from Limisphaera ngatamarikiensis:
CGGACCTCGCCGATTTCCACGACCACGTGGCCGGACTTCCATCCAGATCCAAAACCCGCATCCGGTGGTACGGCCCCCTGCAGGGACACGTCCCCGGCCCCATCCTCGAACGAAAATACAAAACCGGCCACGTGGGCTGGAAACAATCCCATCCCCTGCCGCCCTTCCATCTCAATGGCAACGGCTGGGCCGAACCCATCCGCTCCATCGACCGCTCCGCATCCCTGCCGGACCGGATCCGCGCGCCGCTCCACCAGCGCCAACCGGTCATCCTGACCCGCTATCTCCGGCGCTACTTCCTCAGCCGGGACGGACGCTTCCGACTCACCCTCGACACCGACCTCGCCTTCGATACAGTCCTCCGGCCTCAGGGGCACGCGCGCCTCATCCCCTCACCCGTCCCCGTCGTCCTCGAACTCAAGTTTGCACCCGATGCCGCCGCCGACGCCGACCGCATCACCCGCGCCTTCCCGTTTCGCATCACCCGCTGTTCCAAGTACGTCCTCGGCACGTCCCTCCTTCTCTTCGGCGCCGATTAACCCGCGGCGCCCTCCCGCCTTGCACTTTGTCACGCGGCCTCCACACCGCCCCGGACTTACCCATCCACTTTGATCCCGACCGCTCAACCAGCAACGTTACCTCTCACGAGCCGTAATCTGTTCAGCCCCTCGGCACTCCAAGCACCCGCCGCGGCCTCCACCTCTTGAAAAACAGTACCCCGCCAACCCCAAGCCCCGGTCCTCAACCCCAACCGGCGAACAACCCGCGGTGCGGCTCAGCCCACCGGGGCCCGCAGCATCCACCACAGAAACCCCAGCGTACCACACCCCGGAAACACAGAAATTCACAGAGGACAGACACGGAACTGTGTCGGGGAAATGACGTCCCCGGGAGGGGCCCGATCCACCGCGACCCTTTGTGGATTCTTCAAGAAGGGACACGGTCCTCTGAGCCCTCTATTTTTGCCGGACAGGGAGGACGCCGTCCCTCCCGAAGCAGCATGCGTCCCGCCACCGACCCGCCACTTGCCCGGTACTCCCGCCCCAGGTGCACCTGCCCGTAGCCATTTCGCAGGCTTGCACCTGGTAGCTCCCGCCTGGCCACTTGGTCCGCCCCCGCCGGCTCAGGGGATCGTGCGTCCAACTCGGCCGGCTTCGCAGCACGCTGACCCACAACCTCAATCCGCCCCACTGCCTTCCATTGCCATGGCGCCGTTGCAGGCCTACCCTCCGGTTCATGGCGTTTGTGGGCATCGAAATCGGTGGAACGAAGCTTCAAATCCTCGTGGCAGAGACGCCCTTTCACATTCTGGACCGATCCGAAACCCGCGTGGATCCGGTCCGCGGGGCGGACGGGATTCGGGAATGGATTGCCGCAGAGTTGCCCCGACTCATTCGGGGCAGGGAGGTTCAGGCCGTGGGCGTCGGCTTCGGCGGACCGGTGCATTGGAAAACCGGCACCGTGGCGCGATCCCATCAGATCGCCGGCTGGGCCGACTTTCCACTCCGCGACTGGTTGCATCGCATGGTTCACGTGCCCGTCGTTGTGGACAACGACGCCAACGCGGCGGCACTGGGCGAGGCCTGGCACGGCGCCGGCCGTGCGCATGACCCGGTTTTTTACATCACGCTGGGCAGTGGCGTGGGTGGGGGGCTTGTCGTGGGCGGTCGGATTTATCACGGTCAGCCGCCGGGCGAAACCGAGGTGGGGCATCTGCGGCTGGATCGCCAGGGCACAACCGTGGAGTCGCGCTGCTCCGGCTGGGCCATGAACGAACGCATCCGACAAGCCGTGACCGAGGTCCCCGGTGGCCCGCTGGCCAGGCGCGTGCAACAAGACCCCGGCCACGAGGCCCGGCACTTGGCGCCGGCCCTGGCCGAGGGCGATCCGCTCGCCGAACAATTGCTGGATTCCTGGGCGCAGGACCTCGCCTTCGGTCTATCCCATGTGGTCCATTTGTTGCATCCGGAGGTCATTGTTCTGGGCGGCGGCCTGGCCCAGGTGGGCGAACCTTTGCGAGCAGCCGTGGCCCGACATCTACCCAACCATTTGATGGAAGCCTTCCAACCCGGTCCCAAAGTCGTGCTTTCGGCCCTGGGCCGCGACGCGGTCCCGATTGGTGCCATTGAACTGGCCCGTTGGGCTTGAGAGCAGGGGTACCAGCCCGCCTGCCCGTACGGGTCGGTGCGCGGCCAACGACTCCCCGGTCCCGTCAATCGGTCGGCGGGCTTCTGCGCGGCCCCACGCCATCCAGGACCAGCGGTTGAAAGCCAATCAGCCGGGCCGGCGATCCACTCCGCAGCCGAAAGTCCCCCGCCCGCGGTGCCACAAACAACGGATCGCCAATGAGGCTGTGCCGGTCATGGCCCCGGGCCCTCCATTGCTCCCAGGAAA
This window harbors:
- a CDS encoding polyphosphate polymerase domain-containing protein, translated to MEPKAESVRYERKFLPPTMPLEHLLALLRQHPAGFREVYAPRFVNSIYLDTPDLADFHDHVAGLPSRSKTRIRWYGPLQGHVPGPILERKYKTGHVGWKQSHPLPPFHLNGNGWAEPIRSIDRSASLPDRIRAPLHQRQPVILTRYLRRYFLSRDGRFRLTLDTDLAFDTVLRPQGHARLIPSPVPVVLELKFAPDAAADADRITRAFPFRITRCSKYVLGTSLLLFGAD
- a CDS encoding ROK family protein, translated to MAFVGIEIGGTKLQILVAETPFHILDRSETRVDPVRGADGIREWIAAELPRLIRGREVQAVGVGFGGPVHWKTGTVARSHQIAGWADFPLRDWLHRMVHVPVVVDNDANAAALGEAWHGAGRAHDPVFYITLGSGVGGGLVVGGRIYHGQPPGETEVGHLRLDRQGTTVESRCSGWAMNERIRQAVTEVPGGPLARRVQQDPGHEARHLAPALAEGDPLAEQLLDSWAQDLAFGLSHVVHLLHPEVIVLGGGLAQVGEPLRAAVARHLPNHLMEAFQPGPKVVLSALGRDAVPIGAIELARWA